A portion of the Podospora pseudoanserina strain CBS 124.78 chromosome 2, whole genome shotgun sequence genome contains these proteins:
- a CDS encoding hypothetical protein (EggNog:ENOG503P7NR) produces MAAKPGNSLPKNLLSSPFLGELIAKRSVYVKVRPAPQSLTHRRAILRVLRQHGRIEVFKSLGEPHSFISVASDSATASNLILKAPLEVAFASAPSPPPSGTQTEEEQQGEKFLVDIFEAGGYNHKRFASHLSPLAGPWKNITAYPGDLATTVTVPGLTDGDGDKREVHEDEGLLKSFMRRHLGGYKGDNGWRGMTDWEGGGQDGGGV; encoded by the exons ATGGCAGCGAAACCGGGGAattccctccccaaaaacctcctctcGTCTCCGTTCCTGGGAGAACTCATCGCCAAGAGGTCGGTGTATGTCAAGGTCCGGCCTGCCCCGCAGAGTTTGACGCACCGGAGGGCGAttttgagggtgttgaggcaGCACGGGAGGATAGAGGTTTTTAAGAGCTTGGGT GAACCACACTCCTTCATCTCTGTAGCCTCGGACTCTGCAACAGCCAGCAACTTGATCCTGAAGGCGCCGCTCGAGGTGGCTTTTGCTTctgccccttccccaccaccatcagggACACAAACTGAGGAAGAACAACAAGGGGAAAAGTTCCTGGTTGACATCTTTGAGGCCGGGGGTTACAACCACAAGAGATTTGCCTCCCATCTCTCGCCTCTGGCAGGGCCCTGGAAGAACATCACTGCTTACCCCGGGGATTTGGCGACTACGGTTACGGTGCCTGGGTTGActgatggcgatggggaTAAAAGAGAGGTGcatgaggatgaggggctGCTGAAGAGTTTTATGAGGAGGCATTTGGGGGGGTACAAGGGGGATaatgggtggaggggaatgacggattgggaggggggtgggcaggATGGGGGGGGAGTAtag